In Abyssibacter profundi, the sequence TTGATGTCGAGCAGGCCGGCATTCTTGGCGGTGGAGCGAATCGTGTCGCTCAAATCCAGGGTGTCGGCGGCCCCCTCACGGGCGAAGCGCCGAAGCCGGCGTAGGGCCATTTTGATGTTGCGGGTGCCCAGTTCGCGGCTGTCGTCCAGGTTGGCGAACTCGCGCTTGTCCCAGACCTTCACGGCCGATCGGTTGCGACTACCGGCCTGACCAATGCGAACACCCTCGGGATTGAACCCGTAGGCGCCGAACGGGGATGTACCCCCGGTACCAATCCACTTGTTGCCGCCCTGATGGCGCTTTTCCTGTTCTTCCAGTCGCTTGCGCAAGGTCTCCATGAGTTTCTCGAACCCACCCATGGCCTCGATCTTGGCCTTGTCCTCGTCGGACAGGTGCAGTTCGCTCTGCTTGCGCAGCCACTCCTCGGGAATTTCGGCGAACAAATCCTCGGTCACGGACTCCACGCCATGCCAGTAGGCCGCGAACACTTGATCGAAGCGGTCGTACTTGGTCTCGTCCTTGACCAGACAGGCGCGCGAGACGACGTAGAAGTCATCGAGGCTGTAGAGCACGACCTGCTTTTGCAGCGCCTCCAGCAACGTGAGAAATTCAGTGACCGTGGGCTTGAGCCCGCCCTCACGCAGGGCAAAGAAGAAAGACAGCAACATCAGGCGGAACGGATTTCGAAATCGTGGGTGATGTCGACACTGGCCTGCAGCATCAGCGAGGCCGAACAGTATTTTTCGGCAGACAACTGCACGGCGCGGGCGACATGGCGCTCGGCCAGGTCACGGCCTTCAACAATGAAATGCAGATGAATGGCCGTGAACACCTTGGGCACCGTTTCGGCGCGGGTGCCCTGGATTTCCACCGAACAGTCGGTGACGTCCTGGCGCGATTTGCGCAGGATGAGCATCACATCCATTGCACTGCAGCTGCCCACACCCAGCAGCATCAGCTCCATGGGACGCATGCCCAGATTCCGACCTCCGATATCCGGCGAACCATCGATCACGATGCCGTGACCACTGCCGGACTCGCCGACCCAGGTGACACCTTCGGAGAGTTTGAGTCTTGCTGACATCGTATTCACAGTCATAGCGGTATGATACTGATGAGAAAAGAGACGGGGAGCGGCGGAATGACCGCTGAACAAGCATGACCAGCCCACCAAGGCTGGACGAGGGCAGTGAGGCCGCCATCCAGGCCTTTCACATGGCGGCACACCGGAGACACTACCCGAAGAATCACACGATTCTGCATGAGGGTGATGCGCCGGACTCGCTGTATCTGATTCTGGAAGGCTCGGTGAGCATCATCTACGAGGATGAGGACGGGCGCGAGATGGTACTCGCCTACCTCAACCCGGGTGACTTCTTCGGCGAGATGAGCCTGTTTCCCGAAATGGAATCGCGCAGCGCCATCGCGCGCACACGCAAACCCACCGTGGTCTCGGAACTCGGGTTTCAGCCGTTCCGCGAACTGGCTCACAAGCACCCCGACCTGATGTTCGTGCTGGGCCATCAACTGGCCAAGCGCTTGCGCGACACCTCTCGCCGCGCAGCCGATCTGGCGTTCGTGGATGTCGCGGGACGCATCGCCCGTACGCTGCTGTCGCTCACCAACGAACCCGGTCACGAGGTCGTCGATAGCGGGCGCGTGGTGCGCATCAGCCGTCAGGAACTGGCGCGCATTGTCGGCTGCTCCCGCGAGATGGCCGGCCGCGTGCTCAAGGCTTTGGAAGAAGACAGCCTGGTCCGGGTCAAGGGCCGCGCCGTGTTCGTTCCGGACGCCACACGCGAATCGCTGGGCCCTGAAATCTGATGCGCACGGACGACCGGGTCACTCTGGTCGAGATGGGCCCGCGTGATGGGCTGCAGAACGAGGCCGCAGCGCTCACGCCCGCGGTCCGCGTCGAGTTGATTCGGCGCCTGGCCAGCACGGGCCTCACGCACATCGAGGCCGGGGCCTTTGTGTCGCCCAAATGGGTGCCACAAATGGCCGCATCGGACACGGTCCTGTCCAGCCTGGATCACGACGCCGGCATCCGCTACCCCGTCCTGGTCCCGAACATGAAGGGCTTCGAGACGGCCCGGGCTGTGGGAGCGCGCGATGTCTCGGTCTTTGCCGCTGCTTCCGAGTCCTTCTCCCGCAAGAACATCAACTGCTCCATCGCCGAAAGCCTGGAGCGCTTCCGCCCGGTCTGTGAGGCTGCACGCGCTGAAGGCATGCGCCTGCGTGGCTACGTCTCCTGCGTCATGGGCTGCCCCTACGAAGGCCCGATTCAGCCGCAGGCGGTGCTGACCGTCAGCCGCGCGCTGATGGAGCTGGGCTGCGAGGAAATCTCGCTGGGCGACACGATTGGCACGGGCACGCCCGCTGCCACCCGGCAGTTGCTGGCTGTGCTGGCCGATGAGTTACCGGTCGAGCAACTGGCCGCGCATTTCCATGACACCTATGGCCAGGCCCTCGCGAACCTGCTGGTCGCGCTGG encodes:
- a CDS encoding cyclic nucleotide-binding domain-containing protein; protein product: MTSPPRLDEGSEAAIQAFHMAAHRRHYPKNHTILHEGDAPDSLYLILEGSVSIIYEDEDGREMVLAYLNPGDFFGEMSLFPEMESRSAIARTRKPTVVSELGFQPFRELAHKHPDLMFVLGHQLAKRLRDTSRRAADLAFVDVAGRIARTLLSLTNEPGHEVVDSGRVVRISRQELARIVGCSREMAGRVLKALEEDSLVRVKGRAVFVPDATRESLGPEI
- a CDS encoding OsmC family protein, with the translated sequence MSARLKLSEGVTWVGESGSGHGIVIDGSPDIGGRNLGMRPMELMLLGVGSCSAMDVMLILRKSRQDVTDCSVEIQGTRAETVPKVFTAIHLHFIVEGRDLAERHVARAVQLSAEKYCSASLMLQASVDITHDFEIRSA
- a CDS encoding hydroxymethylglutaryl-CoA lyase — its product is MRTDDRVTLVEMGPRDGLQNEAAALTPAVRVELIRRLASTGLTHIEAGAFVSPKWVPQMAASDTVLSSLDHDAGIRYPVLVPNMKGFETARAVGARDVSVFAAASESFSRKNINCSIAESLERFRPVCEAARAEGMRLRGYVSCVMGCPYEGPIQPQAVLTVSRALMELGCEEISLGDTIGTGTPAATRQLLAVLADELPVEQLAAHFHDTYGQALANLLVALEAGVRVIDASVAGLGGCPYAKGASGNVGTEDVLYMLNGMGLETGVDLDGVVDVGAWICEHLGRPPASKAARALAARRVSN
- a CDS encoding vWA domain-containing protein, which gives rise to MLLSFFFALREGGLKPTVTEFLTLLEALQKQVVLYSLDDFYVVSRACLVKDETKYDRFDQVFAAYWHGVESVTEDLFAEIPEEWLRKQSELHLSDEDKAKIEAMGGFEKLMETLRKRLEEQEKRHQGGNKWIGTGGTSPFGAYGFNPEGVRIGQAGSRNRSAVKVWDKREFANLDDSRELGTRNIKMALRRLRRFAREGAADTLDLSDTIRSTAKNAGLLDIKMVPERHNAVKVLLFFDVGGSMDPHVRTCEELFSAARTEFKHMEYYYFHNFIYESVWKDNRRRRSEKTPTRELIRTYGPDYKIIFVGDATMSPYEIAYPGGSVEHWNEEAGEVWARRLLDHFPRAVWLNPEPEAHWEYAPSVQMTKAIFEDRMFPLTIQGLEDAMRRLTRTK